GTCAAAGATGACTGTGCTGGGTACAAAACTCAGGACCTTTCTAAAAGCAGCAAGGGCTGTTAAATACTGGGCAAATCTGCCATGGATTAGAGCATAGCCTCCCCGAATCATGCCCATCATCTTCTGTGTTCAGGCCATTCTCAAGTCCCAATTTCTAGGGAACTGTTGTGGCTATGAGATACCCAAATACTACTGTATAAAATAGAATCTTCTAAGCTCATTATGGGAGGGACATTTTTACAATGTTCCAAATTTGTCACATAAAATTAAACTGGACataaaaaatgaatacatttaacattatatattatgttGATCATACAAGTAAATTCTTAAGCAATGTATTTATCATTGGCTCATACCTAGGTTTATGTTCAAAAACTGTATTCTGTGTATATTATTCACCTCCAAGACCTTTTATATTTTgctgtattggatatttttattaacaaaCCCTAGGTTTTGGTAGGGTAAAGTCCCTAGCAAACTTATCTTCCAGTTTTTATCCCAAGTATTTTACTTGGTCCTAAGAAATTCACAAGCAACAAGGTTTGGCTCATAAGAAATGTTGAAAGATAAGCATCTGATTAAGTGACAGATTTCTCAAGCTTTTTCCATATATAACCCTAGAAAAAAAGCCCACATCCTTCATGCCAAAGTTCTCCTGGCCAAAAGGGAATACAGTGAGCAAGGCTAGTACTGAATTATGGGATTACTGAAAAATACATTCATTGGGTATTTGTCATAAGCTGCCATCTTCTAAGGTCTAATGAATAGTATCACTTAGTACACAAAGTATTATAAATTCAAATATAAGAAATACAGAAACTTTCTGATGGACCAGGTGCTACAAACTCATAACCTCAGTACTCAAAAGGTAGATTACTACAAGTCTGAGGTTGTTCTAGTCTACatatttcaggccagccagagctatataggaAGACCTTGTCTTATATAAATAtcaaacagaaaataataaaaaatacataaaaatgaatgatggggatggagagatggctcagcagttaagggcctTTGATAATCTCACTatgcttgcagaggacccgagacTGATTCACAGTTCCCACATAGTGGCTTTCAAACTTCTGTAACCCCAGGTCCAGGGAATCTGAAGCCTTCTTCAAGCCCCTAAGAACACCAGGCACacgtgtggtacacagacatacatgcaggcaaaacactcatgaactataatgaagaagagaaaaacagaatggTTAACATATGTCAAATCAGTAAGAATGTAGCTCAGGGGTGTAAGACTTGCCTATCAGACATGAAGGACTGGACTCTACCATTCCAGACCCAGACctgcacatgagcacatacacacgaacatgcaaacacaaacactcagagggagtgagggagagagagggcccAAGAGAGAAGGCTTTTTCAGGAAATGAAAATCAGTgtaatgttttaattaaatatgCAGAATTCACCAGGGAAGCCATTTAATCATAGAAGATAATCTTAAGAGTGTTTAAGATCAGATCACTTACCTAGGATTTCCTAATAGTAACACTGTATACAATAATAAGTACTAATAACTTTTTATTCTTACATTCTAATCTTTAATAGGGTTTTTCCCAACTAACTTGATAACAAAAACATTTTCTATCAAAGTAACTATGATACCTTGGTGGTTTTTAACTATGTGCATATGCCTGTAGTACAagaatgtgcacatgtgtgcaaatgtCCGGGAGATGGAGTAACAGATGTTTGGGTGTTTGGGATCCACCCAATTGGATCCCTGGAGTTGGAATCTACTCCATCTTTCCAGTTCTTAGATCTATTTTTAATACAAAGCAACCATTCTTAATCTATAATACTttgatgttgaaaaaaaaaaaaaaacaaaaacaaaacctctcaTTTGATAGGAAAACCTGATCTGAAGTGTTAATTTCTCTAAGTGTGAGCACTCAAATATTTCATAGTGGAAatactgtttcatttttgtggtaTCACATGAAACCTCTCCAGAGCTTTATTAAATGCCCTCAAGTTAAGGtttgttcttgtattttttttttcaaaaaaacaaaaaaaacaaaaaaaaacaaaaaaacaaaaaaacaaaaaacaagttagttccattttaaaaactgggatagggctggagagatggctcagcggttaagagcactgattgctcttccagaggtcatgagttcaattcccagcaaccacatggtggctcatagccacctgtaatgagatctgatgccctcttctggtgtgtctgaagatagtgacagtgcatatacgttaaataaataaatcttaaaaaaaaactgggatTAATGAGAAACTAATTAAGGTATAAAAGAAAGTTTCTTCTACTTTTTGCCTAATCTGGAAACAGTTTTCTATGAAACCTACTTCTATGAAACCtagttatatatttaataattctaAATATTCTTAGTTAATTGACAGTGTTTTaactaattaaaaagtaaataagacaAAGAGGGCACATTTACTATTCAAGTGATTTTCTTGAAgctgtaataaaaattaaatactaaAAAGTATTTTTCTTGGTATTAAGGGCAAGTTGATCCAGTTCTAATTCATCAGGGTGGGACATTTTggggctttctttcttcctttattttggtagtgtttttaaatgagaaatatcTGTTCATATCATTAGATAAAAGTTGCTGAGGGAAGGATTCTGATAAAGTAAATTGCAGTGTTAAAACATTTGTCTAGTATATAAAAGGCCCTGGGAATTACTACCATCAAATATCAAAACAAATTACTTCAGAGAAGTGACTATGACCAGCCTCAGTTAACTTGGTTGGATAGACTGAGTTTAAGACTGTGTGTGAGAGctatcttaaaatcttttttaaaaagtttcagcGAATTTGATGGGACACAAAATTACCTCTTTTCACTTAACAAAAATCTCAGAGCAAATCAGCCAAAACTTTTTTATGCCATGTTATACCAGTATCAAGCACTCACCACCACCGCATGAATAAAATACCTATTAAATCACTGACACTGTAACCAGCCTGgcaaaatgaaaatggagacgtTAAGTGTCCCCTTCAAGCAAACCACTGAAAACTACATCCAAGAAATGGCAATTTCACTAAGAACCTCCAATTTCACTAGGAATCTAATGCTAGGACAAGGAAAAAGCTGGGAGCCTGGAGCTTGCCAAAAGGAGCACTTGGCTCTGGGAAAAGAGGTTCCGCAGCTCTAAGAACTTGTCATACCACCACTGCATgataacacacatacaaactcatgAAGCATTccatactttaaaaacaaacaaagaaaatgctTGTAGGATAAGAATGACTAAAGCCTAATTGATGGGTCATCAGTGAGTGGGAACCACAGCAAGACAGGCAAATACCCTCGGCCCTCTATAAACCTTAATCTCACTTCAGAAGACAAAACAAGGCTGAGTGGATAAGGAGTCACTCGAtctctgtccctcttcccaatgtgGCCGCAGTGaatacattttgattttttacTATGAATTTGGCTGTTTAAGACGGCCTCTGGGAAGAAATAGATAGCAAAACCTGGCTTCTTGGGATATCCCAGGTTGGGTAATAGCATAAACTTGACTTACCTTCATAAACTACTGCGTATTATTCCAGAGAAACACATTAAACACTGAAAaagtgtttctgttgcttagtcaACAGTTTGGTGTGTCTGCCGATGCTTGAAATGCCCTCCAATGATAGCGTCCAAATAAACATCTACAGTAAATGTctacatacattttaaatgagCTTTTCTTCAACAGTAACCGCATTTCACTTCAGGGGAAAAGCAACAATATGAAACCCTAAAAGAGGACAGATTATAAATTCTaaagttaaaatttattcttGCATACCTGAAGACTGACAAAATCCAGTATGTGAAGGCAGCACTAGATTTTCAGTCACGGGTTTAATTTTCTGTTCATCGCTGCTTTCCTCGCCTGCAGAATTCTGATCATCATCCCCTATATCAGAAGATGAAGAAGTAATGTCTGCTTGCTTCCTTTTGGTAGTAGTTGCTCttaaggattttctttttctctccttggtaTTGCCTGTCTTCTTTTTGGCTGacattctttgtttcttctgctttttggCATCTTCTGAACTTCCCTCAGCATCAGAAGATGATGAACCACTCTTTACTTCCTTGGTACTTCTCTTTGAATTTGagcttcttctttctctcaagTCAATTCTTTTCACTCTCTTATCGGTGGAGTCGCAACACTCTCCTTTCACGGATCTCTCAGTATCTGATGATGAACACTCTGGCCTCTTCCCTGAACTCTTTGCAGGCAAGCTGAattgtttcttctctctcagaGACACTCTATTCCTGGTCTTCTTATCTTCAGAAGAGTCACAACTCTCTCCTTTTACTGGCAATCGATCAACACTATCAGATAGTTCTTCCTTCTTTTCACATGATTTGTCTTTCCACTTTTTGCCTTTCTTTGCTCCATCAGTTGTGTCATTTTTATTCTGCTTTACGCCTTTAGAGAACAGACCAATTTCTTCTCCCTCAGGCAATTTCTCGGTCCCGTCAGAGGAAGACTCATACTCCCGCTCTCTCTTcaccttttcttcctttaagtcTGTACTTTTCTTTCCCCTTGTCCCAGTTCTCTGTCTGCCCTGCTTCTTTTCACCCTCTGAAGACTCAGAGCTCTGCTCCTTCTTCCGGAACCTATCAGTGACATCACTCTTGACTTTTCTACCAGTTCTGGTTCTCAGATGTTtactcttttctttacttttagtaACTCTTTTGTCTTCAGGAGAGTGGACATTCTCCTCTTTCCCTGAAGGCTTTTCAGAACCGGCAGAGGAAACAGCAGACTGCTGCCTCTTACAAACCATGTCTCCGAATTCCACTACACTCCTGCCTTTCTCAACTGAACCTTGTCGTGGGGAGCTGCTCCCTCCCGGCCCACCTTCAGCATCACCAGTGTCATCACCAGACGAGCCCTCTTGTGCGGACCTCCTCCTCTCATGCCCTCTGCTATCTACtacttttttgctttgtttttcatcttCAGAGAAGTCATGTTCTTCTTTATCAGAAACACTTTTTCTGGCAGCCCCAATTCTGCTCATAGTTTTTAtctctctttctaactctgagtCATAGTTAGAGGACTCTGAGTAGTTTTGGCGTTTCTTTTTAGAAATGACAGAGCTTTCAGCCGATTTTCCTTTTTTAGTGTCAAAATCTGACCCAGAAGTAGAATTTTTCCGTTTCCTTTTTCCGTTGTCATCTTTCCCCCTTTGACTTTTATGATTTATCGGTAGTTCATTAATGTCAGTGTCCGAGGAAGAACTGTGACACATCTGGCTTGCCTCTTTGAGGATTGCTAGCATTTCATCAGAATCTGAATTCTGATCCCCAATCCCTGGTTGCTTAGCTTTGGGTACCTTATGAGGTTTAGGGTTATCAATAGCACAGTCAGATGAGTTTCGCTTATCCTTTTTCCTTACTGGAACTGACAGCTTTTGTTTCTCCTTTATGGTTTCGTTACCTTCTTCATCCGAATTGGACACAGCAGGGTTGCTTTCTGTCTGTCGCCTCAATGGTGTAGTTTTTACACGTGGGGATCTTCGAAGATCTGAGTCTTCTAAAAGTATTGTGACATCGTGTTCAACTGAATGCTCATTATCACTACTCTCCTCTCTGGGTCTACATTTCTCTGAGCTGCGGGCCACCCCAGAGCTTTTACGAGCATTCTTCTCTTGTGGAGCTTCCTGACAGTCAACACCTTTAAGTGGAGAATTAGACAGGGAAACTGGGGTGAGTTTAACATATAATTCTTTTCTTACTTTTGCTGTGACTTTTGATTTAACATTCCCTTTGCTGCCTTTTGAAGTGTTTAACTTTAGAGATGAGCTCTCCAGTTCTGCCTCATTCGCACTGTTGCCATCCCCTTGATAATCAGCTGAACTCTGAACTTCCATGGCATTCTCAAGGCTCTCAAAGATGTCTTCTGGAACCGAGGAAGGAACAGACACAATATCCATATCTAAGTCCTCAGCACTGTTACTGGGTTCGTACTGAGGGCCATCTTTCCTACCCTTATGTTCACCACTAGTACTTTTATGTGCTTCGTGTTCTTCTCCTGGGATGCGCTCACTATCTACAGCCTTTACTGACGACCTAGCATCtaacttaaaaaaatctttcttttctgtattataggatttttcccccttttgcaTTTTTGTCTCAGACTTAGCATCTGTGATTTTAAGCTctttggtatttttttccttGTGTACAGCATCCAAAGCtcggatctctgaattcaaatcTTCCTCTAATGCAAGATGAGCCTTCTTGATATCAGCCAACACAGATTTAAAAGCCTTCAGTTGACGTAACTTCATAGCAGGACTCATTTCTGAATTATCGGCTGCCTGCTTTAGAAACTTAATGTAACTGGAGTTCATGTTGGATGTAGTCTCAATCAGTTTCTTTGTCTTCTTAATCAGCTCTTTGGGCACAATAAGTGCTGAGGAAGTGGAGGTTACAGAACTGGAACCTGACTcctctaatttcttttcttctccattaCAACTGGAACTATTCTTCTTTGGAGAAAACTTGGATGTTTGGTCACATACTTTACTAGTCTTTTCACTGTCGACTTTTATCTTCTTCTTGTTTTGCTGCAACAACTGTTCCAAATTCTCAAATACACTGTTACATGCGGTAACCAAGTCCAATAGAGGCTCTGGCTGACAAATATAGCAATACCACTGATTGTTTTCATCCATTATTGTAGATAACTCCTTTCGACCGAGGTTGCGCAGTATGCATTTCTTACAGAAGGCATTATGGCAAAAGTCGCAACAAATCAAGTTCCCACCTTCTGCACACCATCTGAAATGACGTAAggattaaaatgttatttctagTGAAAGTAATTTCAACATCTTTGttgataaaaaaatttaaatttcctaccagcatttttaaaatagtaatttaGATGATCTGCTTACTTTTATCTGAAATTTAAAACTAAACAAGGTTGGGGGGGGATTCAACCAACAACTAAACATAGCCAAGAAAACTTTACAGAACATGGATCTACTAGGGTTGGctagatggctcaggagttaagagaaCATGGTGCTCTTGCAGCAAAAGGacattcggttcccagcacccatatcagacaGCTCACTATTACCTGGAACTCAGCCTCTGATTTCCAAGGGGAACTACACACAATTGCACACAATCATGCACAGACAAATAAAgacaaatgatttaaaaatattatttttaaaaaaatctaaaaggttAATCTAATAAAAGTGATGGtgcaggctggagggatggctcagtggttaagagcactgactgctcttccagaggtcctgagttcaattcccagcaaccacatggtggctcacaaccatctgtaatgggatctgatgtcctcttctggtgtctgaagacagctacagtgtactcatatatataaaataaataaatcttaaaaaataaaaaaagagtgaTGGTGCGCATCTTTAGTGAAAAAATTCGGGAAGTGGAGGCAGGTTATCAttttaagttcaaagccagcctactctacaaagcaagttccaggactgccaagactattacacacacatacacacacacacacacacacatacacacacacacgtgtcttaGGGGAGAAAAACATACATCTAATGAAGTTGATAATTACTCCCCAAAGTAGACAACGattaatattaaatgaaaatttattaCCTACCTACATTGTTCATCCATTCCATCTGAGTCACGGCTAATGTCGTCACTCATGTAATACTTAAAGCAGTTCTattcaaagaaaagagaaggggaaattaTAGAAGTCTCAAATCTTTGAAGCCATTAAAATATGAAAGAGTTGTGCATGTTTTAAATGATAAAAGCAAGAAAACTGTGCTACCCAGTACTAATTATTTTCTAAGCAAAGGACTATTTCAAGAAATTGGCTACGTGACACCTTGAAATGGAATTCTCATCAAGAATCATTACTTCTTATATAAAAGTATACAAAAGACAATCTATTAGTAACACATTTCTAATCTCATACAACTAGCTACCAAAGCTCTAAATACAAATGTATGTTTCtgctatttaaaatgtttaacagtatatataaacatatgtgtaCAGCTAAACAATTAACAACatacagtattttaaaatctCTGAGGTTCATTAACAGGTAAGTAATGTCCAATATCTAATGTAACTGGGTAAGAGTAGAAGAAAGTATTCAAATCCAAGTCTCATTAACTCAATTCCTTTCCAGTGAGGCCAGGAAAGACAAATGACATGTTATTAGTAACATGTCAGTATTCTATACATGGGGTCCCTAGGAAAAAACACTCAAGCATATAGACAAAGAGAGCAAGTAGCAAACCCAATGATAAAAGATTTGACTGTCAGAACTTGAAACTGAACACTACACAAAGGGTACTTTGGATAGGACTCTAGATCAAATGAATTCAAggcaggaggaaaagaagaaagggtgtAAGGAACCAAATTAAGCTTGGTAGagctgaggaggtcagaagtcagAATCTATCAAATATTCATAACAGAAAACATCTGGCATGTTTTCTTATAGCCTTCTTCATTTCAAAGGtggcttttttttaaacagggtctaactgaggacctctggctgaccaggaactcactatgtaatgCAGTCTGGGATGGaatccacagagatccacctgcctctgcctcctaagcgtTAGGATTAAGGTGTGTATCACCAGTCCTGGCTGAATTGTGCATTTTTATTGAGAACGAAGCTAACATACAACTGCTTTTAATACACATGGGAAGCCAATAACATGAGAAGAGATCTTGTAACCTTGGTATCATAGATTCCTGAAACTAAATCCAGATAAAAAAGTACACAAATACTATTAAAGCTATAATTAACATATATGAAACACGTTAAAATCTTTTATTTCCTAATCATAAGGCATGTCTGACATGGACATTTAGAGAAGTACGATATGcaagacacatatgcacacacaaggaACTGCAGGTTTTAAATACAGTAAATCTCCCCTTCAGCTCCCAACCTCTGAATACCATGCTAACCATCTAGAAGAAACTAAAATAATCCCACTTAACCAAACTAATTCTTATTCAGATCTTAGGTATCAttatctccaaaattttaatgaTGCAAACTTCCTGTAAGCCCATGAGTACAATTTCTTTTATATAATAGCCATTTTCAGGAAGTGTACACATCTGCATTCCCCATATACTGTGAGCCCTGCAAAGGACAAAACCCCTTATGAACAAATCTATACATACCTTACAAATAAGTACTTTCAGTGAAGGGTGTCTATAAATGGAATCTTTTTGAAAATGATTGACCTGTTGTCCACAAGCTGTGCAACTCACGATCCCATGAAGTCCATCTTCTAGGAGCAAAGAGTGATCATGACTCACATATTTACACTCATATAGTATTAGAAGTAATAGAGTTCATAATCCTTGGGAAAATGTTTTAGACATGGGTTAAAAGAGTAATTTTACTGACCTTTGAAAAGACCATAACAAACTTGACTGATTCTCAGATATAAATGCATCATTCAGATGCAAAACTTAATTATTACAAGTTGATATAATCTAAAGAGATATCATAAGAAATTCctt
The window above is part of the Rattus norvegicus strain BN/NHsdMcwi chromosome X, GRCr8, whole genome shotgun sequence genome. Proteins encoded here:
- the Atrx gene encoding transcriptional regulator ATRX isoform X13 — translated: MVASTGSPPAHRGSGRRVSFGGGRCLQCPEDNGAEVTGICELPHVRAGILTLVLYKISASGLNSDMMENSKEEGTSTSEKSKSSGSSRSKRKPSIVTKYVESDDEKPTDENVNEKAATENSENDITMQSLPKGTVIVQPEPVLNEDKDDFKGPEFRSRSKMKTENLKKRGEDGLHGIVSCTACGQQVNHFQKDSIYRHPSLKVLICKNCFKYYMSDDISRDSDGMDEQCRWCAEGGNLICCDFCHNAFCKKCILRNLGRKELSTIMDENNQWYCYICQPEPLLDLVTACNSVFENLEQLLQQNKKKIKVDSEKTSKVCDQTSKFSPKKNSSSCNGEEKKLEESGSSSVTSTSSALIVPKELIKKTKKLIETTSNMNSSYIKFLKQAADNSEMSPAMKLRQLKAFKSVLADIKKAHLALEEDLNSEIRALDAVHKEKNTKELKITDAKSETKMQKGEKSYNTEKKDFFKLDARSSVKAVDSERIPGEEHEAHKSTSGEHKGRKDGPQYEPSNSAEDLDMDIVSVPSSVPEDIFESLENAMEVQSSADYQGDGNSANEAELESSSLKLNTSKGSKGNVKSKVTAKVRKELYVKLTPVSLSNSPLKGVDCQEAPQEKNARKSSGVARSSEKCRPREESSDNEHSVEHDVTILLEDSDLRRSPRVKTTPLRRQTESNPAVSNSDEEGNETIKEKQKLSVPVRKKDKRNSSDCAIDNPKPHKVPKAKQPGIGDQNSDSDEMLAILKEASQMCHSSSSDTDINELPINHKSQRGKDDNGKRKRKNSTSGSDFDTKKGKSAESSVISKKKRQNYSESSNYDSELEREIKTMSRIGAARKSVSDKEEHDFSEDEKQSKKVVDSRGHERRRSAQEGSSGDDTGDAEGGPGGSSSPRQGSVEKGRSVVEFGDMVCKRQQSAVSSAGSEKPSGKEENVHSPEDKRVTKSKEKSKHLRTRTGRKVKSDVTDRFRKKEQSSESSEGEKKQGRQRTGTRGKKSTDLKEEKVKREREYESSSDGTEKLPEGEEIGLFSKGVKQNKNDTTDGAKKGKKWKDKSCEKKEELSDSVDRLPVKGESCDSSEDKKTRNRVSLREKKQFSLPAKSSGKRPECSSSDTERSVKGECCDSTDKRVKRIDLRERRSSNSKRSTKEVKSGSSSSDAEGSSEDAKKQKKQRMSAKKKTGNTKERKRKSLRATTTKRKQADITSSSSDIGDDDQNSAGEESSDEQKIKPVTENLVLPSHTGFCQSSGDEAFSKSVPATVDDDDDDNDPENRIAKKMLLEEIKANLSSDEDGSSDDEPEEGEKKRIGKQSEETPGDDGSNQVNSESDSDSEESKKPRYRHRLLRHKLSLSDGESGEEKKTKPKEHKETKGRNRRKVSSEDSEDTDFQESGVSEEVSESEDEQRPRTRSAKKAELEENQRSYKQKKKRRRIKVQEDSSSDNKSHSEEERKDDDDEEDEEEEDENDDSKSPGKGRKKIRKILKDDKLRTETQNALKEEEERRKRIAEREREREKLREVIEIEDASPTKCPITTKLVLDEDEETKEPLVQVHRNMVIKLKPHQVDGVQFMWDCCCESVKKTKKSPGSGCILAHCMGLGKTLQVVSFLHTVLLCDKLDFSTALVVCPLNTALNWMNEFEKWQEGLNDAEKLEVSELATVKRPQERSYMLQRWQEDGGVMIIGYEMYRNLAQGRNVKSRKLKEIFNKALVDPGPDFVVCDEGHILKNEASAVSKAMNSIKSRRRIILTGTPLQNNLIEYHCMVNFIKENLLGSIKEFRNRFINPIQNGQCADSTMVDVRVMKKRAHILYEMLAGCVQRKDYTALTKFLPPKHEYVLAVRMTAIQCKLYQYYLDHLTGVGNSTDGGRGKAGAKLFQDFQMLSRIWTHPWCLQLDYISKENKGYFDEDSMDEFIASDSDETSMSLSSDEYAKKKKTKGKKGRKDSSSSGSGSDNDVEVIKVWNSRSRGGGEGNVEETGNNPSVSLKLDEIPLWNRQVAA